The Benincasa hispida cultivar B227 chromosome 11, ASM972705v1, whole genome shotgun sequence genome has a segment encoding these proteins:
- the LOC120090277 gene encoding 3-ketoacyl-CoA synthase 7, with translation MERFTGKSLSFTKIIIHPEAVNCISLTHLLLAATILTILLSLVYFRSSYVYLIDFVCYLPPDNLKTSVAKFIKHLELCNHFDKEGLNFQERVFERSGIGPDACMPPSLHRIPPDTSFDSTREEIETVLFTVVNDLLSKHKVDPQSIDFLVSNCSLFCPTPSITSMITNKFGFRNNIKSFNLSGMGCSAGMVSISLAKDLLRVYKNSTALVLSMEAVTPNGYRGKRKSMLISNTLFRMGGAAILLSNKKKDKQRAKYKLQHLVRTHMGSNHQAYQSVFQKPDEDGNVGVSLSRDLLQVAAKALTTNISALGPLVLPYSEQLRYGWSWITKKIWPSAKGKELYVPNFKKAFEHFCIHAGGKAVIDAVEKSLKLQKEDGEASRMTLYRFGNTSSSSVWYELDYLEAKGKVKRGDRVWQIAFGSGFKCNSAVWKCISEIDPNARSAWSDRIHLYPVDTGSPDVSS, from the coding sequence ATGGAGAGATTTACGGGCAAAAGCTTATCTTTTACAAAGATAATCATCCATCCAGAAGCTGTAAACTGTATCTCCCTCACTCATTTACTATTGGCTGCAACTATTTTGACTATTCTGCTTAGCTTAGTCTATTTCAGATCTAGTTATGTTTACCTTATTGACTTTGTCTGTTATTTGCCTCCTGATAATCTGAAAACGTCGGTTGCCAAGTTTATCAAACACTTAGAACTTTGCAACCATTTCGATAAAGAAGGTTTGAATTTCCAAGAAAGAGTCTTTGAGAGGTCAGGTATCGGACCTGACGCTTGTATGCCACCTTCTCTGCATAGAATCCCGCCAGATACTTCCTTTGATAGTACAAGAGAAGAGATCGAAACAGTTCTTTTCACGGTTGTCAACGACCTTCTTTCTAAACACAAAGTTGATCCCCAGAGCATTGACTTTCTGGTGTCTAATTGCAGCCTCTTCTGCCCCACCCCTTCCATTACTTCTATGATAACAAACAAATTTGGATTTAGAAACAATATAAAGAGCTTCAACTTGAGTGGAATGGGCTGTAGTGCTGGAATGGTGTCTATAAGCTTGGCCAAAGATCTCCTGAGAGTATATAAAAACTCGACAGCTTTAGTTCTCAGCATGGAAGCTGTGACACCAAATGGATATAGAGGAAAAAGAAAGTCGATGCTTATTTCGAACACTCTATTCCGAATGGGTGGAGCAGCGATATTGTTATCCAACAAGAAGAAAGACAAGCAGAGAGCAAAATATAAGCTTCAACACCTTGTTCGAACGCATATGGGATCCAATCACCAGGCTTATCAATCTGTTTTTCAGAAACCTGATGAAGATGGGAATGTTGGAGTTTCACTATCTCGAGATCTTCTTCAGGTAGCAGCAAAAGCACTTACAACAAACATATCAGCTTTAGGCCCACTCGTGTTGCCATACTCAGAGCAGCTCCGTTATGGATGGTCTTGGATCACCAAAAAAATTTGGCCATCAGCAAAGGGAAAAGAGCTTTATGTGCCAAATTTCAAGAAGGCTTTTGAGCATTTCTGCATACACGCCGGCGGTAAAGCTGTTATTGATGCTGTAGAGAAGAGTCTCAAGCTGCAAAAGGAGGATGGAGAAGCTTCAAGAATGACATTATACAGGTTTGGCaatacttcatcttcttctgtATGGTATGAACTCGACTATCTTGAGGCAAAGGGAAAGGTAAAAAGGGGAGATAGGGTTTGGCAAATTGCATTTGGAAGTGGGTTCAAGTGTAACAGTGCGGTCTGGAAATGCATTTCTGAGATTGATCCAAACGCAAGAAGTGCATGGTCAGATAGAATCCATCTATATCCTGTTGACACTGGCAGCCCTGATGTTTCTTCTTGA